In the genome of Candidatus Binataceae bacterium, one region contains:
- a CDS encoding aldehyde dehydrogenase family protein, with amino-acid sequence MAAAVPSIERAAAGIKSNAVLDFLRKPKQLLINGKWVAAKSGKTFETINPANEEVLALAAEGDKADVDEAVKAARKALDGKWSTISPHQRAQYLLRIADLVEKHADELGTLESLNNGMPISLAKGMASGAADTFRYYAGWATKIYGETNPSDPSMFNYTLREPVGVCGQIIPWNGPIAMFAWKIAPALACGNVSIIKPAEQTPLTALRLGELLLEAGIPEGVVNIITGFGETAGASIAEHPDIDKVAFTGSTEVGKLILKASAGNLKRVSLELGGKSPNIIFADANMEQCVPTSLFGFTMLSGQVCCAGTRVFVQRDFHDEFVDKLTKQAAQAKAGDPLDPKTMIGPLVSKEQFERVKGYLEIGKKEGAEPKLGGDARGGKGYFVDPTIFTNVKNDMRIAREEIFGPVASVIPFKDENDAVLQGNDTTYGLAAAVWTNDVSRAHKVARALKAGTVWVNCYNNIDPISPFGGYKQSGIGRELGKHSIELYTQIKSVYVKL; translated from the coding sequence ATGGCAGCAGCAGTCCCATCGATCGAAAGAGCAGCAGCGGGAATCAAATCGAATGCGGTATTGGATTTTCTTCGCAAACCGAAACAACTACTCATCAATGGCAAATGGGTGGCGGCGAAGTCCGGCAAGACCTTCGAAACCATCAATCCTGCCAATGAGGAAGTGCTCGCGCTTGCGGCCGAAGGCGACAAGGCCGACGTCGATGAGGCGGTGAAGGCCGCGCGCAAGGCGCTCGACGGCAAGTGGTCGACTATCAGCCCGCATCAGCGTGCGCAGTATCTTCTCAGGATAGCGGATCTCGTCGAGAAGCACGCAGACGAGCTCGGAACGCTTGAAAGCCTCAATAACGGAATGCCGATTTCGCTCGCCAAAGGGATGGCGAGCGGCGCCGCCGACACCTTCCGCTATTACGCCGGATGGGCGACAAAGATCTACGGCGAGACCAATCCGTCCGATCCCTCGATGTTCAACTACACGCTGCGCGAGCCGGTCGGCGTGTGTGGCCAGATCATTCCGTGGAACGGGCCGATTGCGATGTTCGCGTGGAAAATCGCACCCGCACTCGCTTGTGGCAACGTATCGATCATCAAGCCGGCGGAGCAGACCCCGCTCACCGCACTGAGACTCGGCGAGTTGCTGCTCGAAGCAGGCATACCGGAGGGCGTGGTTAACATCATCACCGGGTTCGGCGAGACCGCGGGCGCCTCAATCGCGGAGCATCCGGACATCGACAAGGTCGCGTTCACCGGCTCAACCGAGGTTGGCAAGCTGATTCTTAAAGCCTCGGCGGGAAATCTGAAGCGGGTGTCACTCGAGCTCGGCGGCAAATCCCCCAACATCATTTTCGCCGACGCCAACATGGAGCAATGTGTCCCGACCTCGCTGTTCGGCTTCACGATGCTGTCCGGCCAGGTGTGTTGTGCGGGAACCCGGGTGTTCGTGCAGCGCGACTTCCACGATGAATTCGTGGACAAGTTGACCAAGCAGGCGGCGCAGGCCAAAGCTGGTGATCCGCTGGATCCGAAGACCATGATCGGACCGCTAGTGTCGAAGGAGCAATTCGAACGGGTTAAAGGCTACCTCGAGATCGGCAAGAAGGAAGGCGCAGAGCCGAAGCTGGGTGGCGATGCGCGCGGCGGCAAGGGCTACTTCGTCGATCCGACCATCTTCACGAATGTAAAAAATGATATGCGCATTGCACGCGAGGAAATCTTCGGCCCGGTCGCGTCGGTGATCCCATTCAAGGACGAGAACGATGCGGTGTTGCAGGGCAACGATACGACTTACGGGCTTGCGGCGGCAGTTTGGACCAACGACGTATCTCGAGCACATAAGGTCGCGCGTGCGCTAAAGGCCGGCACGGTGTGGGTGAACTGCTACAACAACATCGATCCGATCTCGCCGTTCGGCGGCTACAAGCAATCGGGCATCGGACGTGAGCTCGGCAAGCATTCCATCGAGCTGTACACACAGATCAAGTCGGTGTATGTGAAGCTGTAA
- a CDS encoding aldehyde dehydrogenase family protein, whose protein sequence is MAAAVPSIERAAAGVKTNAVLDFLRKPKQLLINGKWVAAKSGKTFETINPANEEVLALLAEGDKADVDEAVKAARKALDGKWGSMGPHERARYLLKIAELIDSHADELAELETLDNGKGVTFSRGFDVPAAAETFRYYAGWCTKIYGETNPSDPSMFNYTLREPVGVCGQIIPWNFPLLMAAWKLGPALCCGNTVVLKPAEQTPLTALRLGELILEAGLAEGVVNIITGFGPGAGSSIAEHPDVDKVAFTGSTEVGKIILKASAGNLKRVSLELGGKSPNIIFPDADMKEAVPTSMMGVFFNSGQVCCAGTRIFVQKDMYDDVVDQLTTFSKGMSYGDPLDPKTVMGPVVSKEQFDRVKSYLDVGKKEGAKVTAGGEPGTGKGYFVKPTVFADVNNNMKIAREEIFGPVATAIPFKDESDAILQGNDTEYGLAAAVWTRDIGRAHKVARALKAGTVWVNCYNQIDAISPFGGYKQSGFGRELGRHALELYSQVKSVYVKL, encoded by the coding sequence ATGGCAGCAGCAGTTCCATCGATCGAAAGAGCCGCGGCGGGAGTCAAAACGAATGCGGTACTAGATTTCCTCCGTAAACCGAAACAACTGCTCATCAATGGCAAATGGGTGGCGGCGAAATCCGGCAAGACCTTCGAGACTATCAATCCGGCCAACGAAGAGGTGCTCGCGCTGCTCGCAGAGGGCGACAAGGCCGACGTTGATGAGGCGGTGAAGGCCGCGCGCAAGGCGCTCGATGGCAAGTGGGGTTCGATGGGCCCGCACGAACGCGCGCGCTATCTGCTCAAAATCGCGGAGCTGATCGACTCGCATGCAGACGAGCTCGCTGAACTCGAAACTCTGGATAACGGCAAGGGCGTGACGTTCTCGCGCGGCTTCGACGTCCCGGCCGCAGCGGAAACGTTCCGCTATTACGCGGGATGGTGCACCAAGATCTACGGCGAGACCAATCCGTCGGATCCTTCGATGTTCAACTACACGCTGCGCGAGCCGGTCGGCGTGTGCGGGCAGATCATCCCGTGGAATTTTCCCCTACTGATGGCGGCGTGGAAGCTTGGCCCTGCGCTATGCTGCGGAAACACTGTTGTGCTCAAGCCCGCCGAGCAAACCCCGCTCACCGCGCTGCGGCTGGGCGAGTTGATCCTCGAAGCCGGGCTCGCCGAAGGCGTGGTCAATATCATCACTGGATTCGGTCCTGGTGCGGGCAGTTCGATCGCCGAGCATCCCGATGTTGATAAGGTCGCATTCACAGGCTCGACCGAGGTCGGCAAGATCATCCTCAAGGCCTCTGCTGGCAACCTCAAGCGCGTGTCGCTGGAGCTCGGCGGCAAGTCGCCCAACATCATCTTCCCCGACGCCGACATGAAGGAGGCCGTTCCGACTTCGATGATGGGGGTGTTCTTCAACTCCGGCCAGGTCTGCTGCGCCGGCACCCGCATCTTCGTGCAGAAGGACATGTATGACGACGTCGTCGATCAGCTCACCACCTTCAGCAAAGGGATGTCGTACGGTGACCCCCTCGATCCGAAAACCGTGATGGGACCGGTCGTATCGAAAGAGCAGTTTGATCGCGTGAAGAGCTACCTCGACGTCGGCAAGAAAGAAGGCGCGAAGGTAACTGCGGGTGGTGAACCAGGCACCGGCAAAGGCTACTTCGTGAAGCCGACGGTGTTTGCTGATGTGAACAACAATATGAAGATTGCGCGCGAGGAAATCTTCGGCCCGGTTGCGACCGCGATTCCGTTCAAGGATGAAAGCGACGCGATCCTTCAGGGTAACGACACCGAATACGGCCTCGCGGCGGCGGTGTGGACGCGCGATATCGGCCGCGCGCATAAGGTCGCGCGCGCGTTGAAGGCGGGCACCGTGTGGGTCAATTGCTACAACCAGATCGATGCGATCTCGCCGTTCGGCGGCTACAAGCAGTCGGGCTTCGGACGAGAGCTGGGCAGGCATGCGCTGGAACTCTACTCGCAGGTCAAGTCGGTTTACGTGAAGCTCTAA